The segment AACCATCTGCTATACACCAGCCTTCTGTAGTTTGGATTTCATGACATAACTCTTGGCTACATCAtatgatttctatttttatctcTCCTTTTAGAAGCAGAGCTCTTTAGTCATGGTTCAAATTATTCCCAGCGTGGGGAAGAttggtgcttttttgtttcatttttccagctCTCTCTCCTCATTAATAGCTTTTCTCTAGTAAAAGGAAGAAGCCAGTCTTCAATGAGTGTTACCTCCAAACCTTGCCACAGCCCCCCACATAAATACGCATCATTTTTAGAGCTGCAAAGTTTAAAGTTAGTACTCAGACAGGAATTGTATTAAGCTAGCTGGCAGTTACTTGGCCAATGGAAGTGTttgttattgaaaaaaaaaacaccaaaaaaaacaggaattagGCCCAGGTGTATCCTGAGCAAAGTTCAGAATTTAAGAATAGTAACAGGTCTAGCCTGAGCTAGAGGGCCTGAGGAtccttgatttttatttttatttttattttttgtaaggATCTGTGGAAAAAAGGATAACTGAGTTTTTCCTATAGATCTCAAGGCCTAACAAAGTAATAACTTCAGATTCACATATTCATCCACAGAGtagaaaatctgaatatttcagaggaaaatctCTAATGCTAAACTGATAGACCACTCATTGCCTACTCATAGAATAGCCAAGTGGAAAGCTCCTGTCACACGTTTAATGCATCAGCTAGGACTCATATAATTGAAAATGGCAGGGAGAAAAGGGttgaaaatgaaagtagaaTATCAGTGTGTGTACGTATGCCATTTTCTTTGATGCAGACAAGTATACATGTGAATGCCCACACAGATGCAGCCAGAAACtcattgtttctgtttctcaaacAGATTGATCTTTCTCCTGTCTGTGTAAAGTGGACATTAGAAGATACTCCTCCTTAACCTCACCAAACAGCGTGGTCTCATTGTTTGTCTGTTCAAGTAAGATATTTAGTTACGTTTTTAAAATGCCTGTTCTAATGAGCCGCAAATTCTTCTGAGACAAAACCCTTTAGCCTCTGCTTTTCATATTCTTCCCAGAGTTAGTATTTCCATGTTATTCCGTTTCCTGGGATGCTCAGTGACTGAGTATATGCTCTTTATATTGGTACTACTGTATTCTGAGAGAAAACTGTATCTGATTTTATCCttaaaaagatgctttttttttttttttttttttttttttttatcatggcAAGATACTCTCCCAAGTGCTGGGGAACAGCACAGGGTTCAGGGTCCTAAAGGGCAGCACAGGGCATCAGGGGAATGGAAAGTCACTGAGGTCTGAGCTCTATACTCTTCAGAGCTAGCTGCTATATGGACCATTCAGAGATAGGCAAAAATAACATCTCTGTGGACTCCACTCATCTCCGTAGTACCAGATATAAATTATGAGAGTATTATGTCAATAGAATCTGAACTGAAATCCCACTTTAGTCTTCATTGCTACATCTGCTTATAGAAGTGCACCTATTACTCTGATAGAATATTCAGAGTGAGAACCTGACTTAGAACAAAAATGGTAATGCATGCTTAGTATCACTTAGCTCAGGGAAAGCTGCTACAGTATTAAGGAGAGCCAGAGAAAATTcagcactgcaaaaataaaagaatgttgGAAAAAATTTTGGTTGAAAGCTGCTGAGAGTAAAGAAATTTTCAGAACAGCCAGAGAATTTGAACAAAGTCATTCCCAATAAATGTCATACCAGGAGTTACTTAAATGCAGGAGCAAACACAAAATGCTTCTATTGCTGTATATGAGATAATTGTTTCTGCTCAGGTGTCCCATAATCTTCACTATTTGACTAATTTAGCAGCCTGTAGTTTTTTTAGGTCAGAATTCTCCACTGATCATTATAGTTTGAATGTCTTAGAGAAATGCTTTTGCACTGAGAAGGATTAGTCCCGTTGGATGCAGAAGACCCAACTATGGTAGACGTACCTGTCAGCAATGAACGTGAATTGGAATGTGCACAGATTCTGTGGTGACACAGGTCCATGGCCCAGTGGGGCCAGATGTCATGAGATTGTTGATAGAGGCCCAAAGTATCCCTTTATGCGGGAGGGACAGATTTGGAAGATCATTTACTTGAGGTGCTTTTAGATTGCTTAAGAAAAGGAAGCACTTTGTTCCGGAATATAGGAATTgtcaaaggagagaaaaaagaagaaacgGTTCCTGATTAGGAGTAATACACAATTCAGGGAATATCTGAGCTACTACTTCCtctagtggaaaaaaagattgcCCTGAATGTTATTCTTGCTTTACCAGAGTAAATTTACAGGAAATTTTTACAGCTCCAACAAGTGGATGTGTGGGTCAAACCTATTTTTGCCAGTCACAGAACACATTTCTCTTAGCAGGCTGCAATTGAATAAGCAGAAATTTGTTCATTTTGCAGTGTGGTTACCTGTGTGATCTTTGACAATTTTTAATCTCCAAAACACCAGATCAGTGGAAAATTCGGGAAAAAATCCCAGAGTGATGACAGAATAATAAAACACCTTCAGAAAAAGGTTGTGTCACCAGATACTACTTTTACTTAATGCTCTACTATTGTGGGTGAACACTGAGGAAGCAGCTGGCACCTGCAAATATCTGAGTTAGTGGCAAATTGAGAATGTGAACATTTGTGTGTACAGCAGAAGCTTGTGTGaggtgaaagggaaaaaggggaaaagcttACTGAAAGAGCAATGAGATCTAGTgttctgctgccactgcaggAACATGGTACAGTGGACTATGAGGATTTGATTACAGTTATGGAGCCAAGAAGATGTATTCACAACTGTTAAACAGAGGTACATACTGTCATGTCTGGGGGCTCTAAGGTGAAATTTTGACAGCAAAGAGTTAAAATAATAGATAGTATGCGAGGAGGCTCAAATGGTTTTTAAGCTccaaaagctttgtttttcaggtaGAATTTAGCGAGTCTTGAAGAGgtgcaaagaaaacaggatttgAAACTAGGACTAGATTTTTGTATAAACAGGTACAGGAGATGCTACCAAAGCTGACACAGTTACCTTCTGCAAGTAAGTAACTTGTAAGTAAGTGTAAAGGTGTCTGGTAGCATCTCTCAATCACATCAGCTCTGACTAGACTAATTGAAGACTTGGCAGATTGTAATGGTGACGTCTGAGGAGGAGAGCTGAGAAAGTAAGTGTTGCCATGAGCACACAAGCTTCCTCAGAAGGGCAAAACATAGGGTCAGAGGGGAAAGGTTCATCTTGTCATCACTGCTTTCTAACATGTAGCCACTTCCTGTTGCTTCTGAGAATGGTGAATAAGAAATGAACTTGAATTTGGGCAAagcttcaatatttttattgaatgGTACATAACTAATAAACAAGATTATACACTGTctgtattttcatggaaaatagACTCAGTTAAACACATAACatatttctgcttcttggaTAGATGCTAATTTAGCATTTGTAAAACTCAaggctccagcagagctggaacaCCCTCCCAGCATCAGCCCAAGAGGCCTCCTGCTGGGCAGCCTTTCTCTCCAACCGGGCTGTCAGCACTGGCTCAGATATCATCAATGTTAACTCCAGTACAGCACTGCTGGGACATAGTACCAGAGAAAGGCTGAGATCAGGCTTTTAGAGCAGCAGTATCATCAGTGCCAGCCTACAGTGATGCCTTTGTGGAAGCACAGAGCACTAATACAAGAAACTGAACCAATAAATAGCACTGCATGGAAACAAGACAACATTCCTTTGTGCATTAGTGTGCTCTTCTACCTCTTCCTCTCAGACCTGTAGGATTAACTTTGCAATGATACAAAAGCCTCTGTCTTAATAGTGTTTGGATTTCAGTTGATCAGTAGACATGGCACAATGTGACAATAAGTTGTTCGGCTGCAACAGCAATAGCTCTTAAtgctatacatatatatgtatatatatgtagacTACATATTGGTACAATACAACTCAAAAAATCAATGGCCTAACATAGCCATTTATATGTGACAGGGTTAACCTTGAAATATTAATGCATGAACTATTTATTCTCCTCAAAACTATAGAAGttacaaagaatattttctctctttccgGTACACCTTTGTAATAAGACaataattttattactttgaCTTAAGTCAATTAGCAGATTCTCCATTCCAGCTAGGAAACAGGCTCTCCATCTCCTTGTTTCAGTTAACAGTGATGTGAAATGGAATCACTTTTTTCTCTAGCTTTTCAGAAGGCATTTTCACGTAGACCCCAGTAGTGAGACGTTGTCTTCTCTGGATCTGTAAAATATGGGAaggcaggaaaataaacaaggGATCACCTCTCTTTGCAGAAGATCTTTTAAGAGTATTTGAGGGAGAATCAGGAGTGACAAGATCAATTTGAGAAAAGATAGAGTTCTGCCATTCAACTAGCACTTCGAAGGTGCTCTTATTAGAGTCCAGTGCTGGCTCAAAACTGTGAGTGTTGACACCAGACTTTCTCATTTAGCTTCTAGAGACAAGAGTGGATTGAAAAGTATGGGACAGGAATACTATTTTGGTTTATGCTTTGGCATCAGTTTTATTTCTACACTCCAGACCCAcactgaaagaaggaaaccaGATTTACATTTCTTATGCCTTGGTCTTATGCAGATGTTTCTAGCTGTGAAGTTAAATATACTGTATGTTACAATTCCTTCATGTCACAGGGGGAGCCTTCTTTACATTTGCTTTGCACAGAGATAAACAGGGAGGAAAGTAAAAATCAAATGCTGGGAATCAGCCGTGTGAAGTCAGAGTACACCTGAAGACTGTTGCCTTTGATACCAGAAGTATCCAAGACTCCAGCCTGTTCTAAGCACCCAACCTAATCCAAGAATGAGTTCAACTGATATAAGCTGACTGTTTTCTGATACTCTGGGAACACAACTGAGCCATAAACAAGTTTAAATAGTAAATCCAGCAAGTACTCATTTTGCATTATTGCATCAGTAGTGCATTGCACTAGTAAAATGGAGCCAGAGCAATGCAGTGCATTTGTTCCAAATATTCTCCcgttctcatttctttctccttgttctttgCACACAAAGAGATATTATTAGCAGGATGGGGTGAGCTGATGGGACTTACCACTTTGCCCACGACAATGGCTGAGATGATGATGCTGTAAAGAAAGAATCCTGAGGCAGTAGCTCCTAATACCCAGAGATATATGGCAGTGTCTGGACAAGGTTCTGGATCTAAAACATATCATATTACACAACTCATATCACATATGAACATCATAAAGAAGTCCCTGGAGTCAAAGATTAACATCCACACTGCTTTTCTCTAGCATTTACTATTCCAGGATACTACCCTGCTCACTCAAACTCCAGTGAGAATAGGTTTTACACGCAGAACAAACACTTCActctttgctgtttctgcacTGACATTCCTAACTTCCTGGACACAACATGTATACTATAGGGTATTGCGTATGCTGTGAAACATCCATGCATTGCTAAATACATTGCATGTCTACGAATACACCTGCGTTAGGTGTCTACAGGGAGACATTAAAGGAATAAGAGCATGATTCTCAGCCTGAATCGGTGTTCAACCTCACTTCCTACAAACAGCACTCCGAAGATCTTTGAGACATACTGCAACTTTTGTAAGCTGGGAATATCacagtactggaaagctgcttggCTTACCAATGACATAGAGTTGCGTCCCGTTTCCCTTGTTCATGAAGTATGGTGGAGGGTACATGCGCTCCATCTTGCAGACATAAAGACCAGTATCATTAGCTTGTAGGCCTGTGAGGGTAAGGGTCACATTGTTTCGGCTCGGACTAACATGGCACTGAATAACCTCTTCCacactgaacattttaaattctgtcGTGTAGGTTGAAGCGCAAATTTCAGTGAACTTGTCACCCGTCTGTTTGAGCAAAGTCACTCGAATTTCCTTTGCATTCCCAATGTGCTTGTAGTTACACACCAAGCTGGCAACTCCTTGCCTGTTGGCCAGTACTATTGCTGGCTGAGTCACTTCCATTACTGTAAGGAAACAAAGAGCATCATGGTAAATGAAGTGTCAAGAAATGATATGCAGTCATataatattttacttaaaaccTGTACAATAGGAAGGGAGTCCTACCACCTCCTGTCGTCCAAGGACAACTCCTAGAAATGCTGCtatatcctttaaaaaaaaaaacaacccttcaAGACCACAATTCACACAAAGATTGCattaatgaaactgaaaaaatactgacGCTTTCAGTATTATAGGTGCTATTAGAAATCTCAGCAATTATTTGTTCCCAAATAGTAAGTAACTTGACCACTTACTGGAGCAATGATCTGTGaacttcagtttccttcttAACATACACTTTTAGATgtacaaaagcaaacaaataaatagacTTCAGATGGCAAAGATgaaatttgtaatttaaatttaGGAATTTAAAACTACAATTTCTTCCTGGTAGAAATAAATAGATTGACATCCTGTATGAAACATAGAACAGAATCCTTAGGGTAAGAGTAATACTGAGTAGAAACTGCGTTTTTTGTTCCTGATACTTTGCTCCAGCTATTCCCAAGTCACTGGATAGCAACAGTGTATGTTCTAAGCTACAGTATAGCAACACACAGCAAAGCCTGATAAACATATTGCAAAAAATCTTCACAAATCTTAAGGGGAAAATAGTGCACCATGTATGTCTCCACAGGCTGCTTTTTACAGCTGCTGTACTCTGTCCCTCAGCACCATGGGAATGCACTTTTGCTTTAATAAGCTGTGAGGGCTCAGTATTATTTATTCAATTTCATATTAAAACAGTCAATTTCTGGGCATACCTTCCTCAGTTCTGCCGTGCAAGAATTTTGGAAGGAGTAAAATCTCTCCATCCATTCAAACATCTATCTCCACCTTGTCAGCTGCCAATTTCACTCACAAGGCCTGGtttgtcaaaatatttcttccttcgTGAACTGCTCTGAGTCCTACCCAGCCTCTCTGCAGATGCCTCTGCTCTAAATTCTGTATTTGGTTTTCCAGACACCTCTCAGAGCCCCAGACCTCATTCCCAGACTGTCCTATGGAGAGGTCCCATGTCGTCTCCTCTTGTACCCAGTCCCTGTCCTGCAAAgatgtgaaaatgagaaattgtAAACACCCCCAGCTACCTTCATCTACCCACCTTCGGCAGTAGCAGTTGCTGCGCAGAGAAAGCTCACGGTGACCCATGCTGAGAGCATTCCTGCACTGGGACAGatgctgaaggagctgaaggTACCTGATACCTTCAGACTTTAAGACAATCTGGAACTCTCAGGACTGGAAAAAAGATAATGCCTTTCAGGATACTGAATCTTCGAAATGTTTGAACCCACACAGAGTCAGTGTGTATTTATATAGCTGTGATCCCAGATGCTGTACCTGAAAGTAATATGaagctttgttttggttttacgAGAAAGGAAGTAGTGGGTTTGATTAGTACGTGCATAGTTAACCTCAAACAGCATGAACAAAAACAACTATTCAGCAGATGGAAAATATCTATTCAATCTGAAACTGCCATCCATTCTGCTTTAAGAATTGGGGGAGGACAGGTAATCATCCAATAGAGCAGTTCAGGCCCTTTAGTGCAACTTGCTTACACAACCATAGTGCTTAAAGTTTTAGCAATCATCAGTTATTTTCTACTAGGACAACATACAAAGAACTAATGTGACACAGTGAATTAGTACAAGCTAGCCTGTTTATGGAGGACTTCCCTCCACCCataatttctttgcttcctttaaCATCAGTGCTTTTGATGGTTAAAAACTGCTGCCCCCTTCAAAATACTGATTACAACTGCAATGGCTTCATCTTTTCATATTAACAATGTGGCTTGAATCATAACCCAACTTCTTTTGtacttctaagaaaaaaatgatctaTCTAGGATTATAGCTAATGACTTCCACATCTGTACAACACTTTCTCTACCTACAGACTTTACTGTCCAAGTACACTGAGATCAACAGATGAAAAACACGGTAGAAGCTTTGATTATTGCTATCTCTGTTTAGAGAACCTGAGAAATCTCAGTGGAACAGTTTTCACCCATGGGCCTTTTAAAAGtcatatctgaaaaaaagtctgaaaatctTCGTACTTTTTTATGTGACAGTCTGTCACATCCATGAATCACTGCCTaaagaatttcttaaaaatgaagttactcTTTGAGAAGCTCTTCTAGAAGATACTTCATCGTTTGCATGTTAACGAAGACCCACTTCTGGACCATGACCTAGAAAAATGCATAGCATTAGTTCTTTAACAGTAGCCTTCTCAGTCCAAAGATACAGGATAAAGATTTGATCTCAAAAATCATGTAAATACATAATCATATAAATAAATTGACTGCTTCCATATTTAGGCAATGCAACAATTTTTTAATGACAGATTCATAGCCACTTTGATTTCACCCAGTATTCAAAAGCCAGcattcaaaacagaacagatagtaaataaaaatatgactctaggaaaatggaaaaactgcacCCAAATAATGAGTCCTGCCCATACTGTATTACTGCTTATACAAGCTTAAatcaattttattaataaatttaGTATTAAATAAATGCTATTGCAGTATTACGTATCAGAATATCAGAGAGATTTATGGCACAAAGTTATCAGGTTGCGTCTGACATTTTCAAATCCAGAGTAGTAACCATATAACCTATCTTATGTATCTCTAGCTTGGGCTTTGTATGCAGTTAAATAAATGAGGCACTTGAAACTCATCATTCATAATATAATCTCCTGATAATTGATTGAGGCTGCAAATTGATGGTGCAATTAACCACTAAACATTTGGAAAGGTCTGTCGTGTAAAACTCTGTATTTACTGCCCCACATAACCACAGTATGGTTAAGCACTGGACCAGGTTCCCCAGGGTAGTGGTCACGGCACCGAGCTTGCCAGAGTTTaagaagtgtctggacaacGCACCCAGATATACAGCcagatttttgggtggtcctgtgtggagccaggagttggactcaatgatcattatgagtcccttccagctcaggatattctgtatttctgtatagCTAGAGAGATAGGAAGCCCTCCATGTCTGGTCTCTGGCAAACATTGTTTCCATTGTTGCCCGTCTTGCATCCAGGCTGTTTAATTCTCAGGCTGTCTTTTCCAGTCTAGCACTTAttactcttttcctttgtttctccttAAAATCCTCATGTTATGACTGCTCTTCTAAGTAAGACACAGTATGTCTCCCTGTGGAGTTTCTTGAAGTTCTCTGTCTCTTCATGGCGAGGGCAGCCTGGGGTAAGCCCAGAGTATCCCCTTTCCAATGGATAGAGATCACCTTCCTACAGTGTCCTCTCTTCTTGCTAATCAGGCTTTAGATCTTGATTTTAATATTGAGCAGATACCAGATTGATGATGTAGCAAAATAGGGTTTTTGTTCCAAATatgttttctccttcactgtTCCTCTCTTTCTGAGCTCAGTTATGGCATGGAATAAGGTCTTGGTAACTGAATGAGTTCCTCTCTAAAATGAGATCCACAAAAATGGTCAGGGAgccctttcctctctgctgtgccCCTCTTCTACCTACCCTTCAGCTGATGAAGACTGCTTACTTCTGCTCAGTCCACCTTCCCCGTACACCACATAGGCTTTGTGGGCTACAGCCAAAAGACCTGGCTAACTTACTTACTGATTCTTCTTATCTGCACAGTTTGACATCTTGCCACTCTGACTTCATCTTTCAGACTCTTCTTCTACCATCTTTTCACTATAAATGGAACCTGGCCTAGGATCAGAGCAAGGGAGTGGGTTAAAGAAGAGTCCTTCCTTTGATGTTGAGATTCAGAAGGTCTTTTAAGAAGGATGTACCTCAGGGTGAGGCTGAGGACAATAGCATGTGCTTTGCACTTGCCATGTCCAAGATCTCAGTGTAAGATAAATCTTTCTTCTAATGCACATGCTTATATTATAGtactcttctctttcttcctggGGGTAAAATTAAGTCCCTGGTCAGGAGAAACCTATTTACTCTGCATGTGCTTCCATAGCAAATAGTCAGGACAGTGAATAGGACTGAGGACTTTGCAGAGTTAAGATTTAGTCTTAACTGAGGAATCAGCTAATCTCACAGCCTCTGTGAATTTAACAACGAGAAGGACATTAATTTACACTGAACACTGGACTACACTACTGTGATTAGTCATATTGCTTTTAAGTTAAATAACTGGGTTTCTCATCTAAGCTTCTTTGTCATTTTGGGTTAGTTATTCACATTTGAGTGATCTCAATTGCTTCTCTTCATTGAATACTTGTTAGGGCAATTATTCTACAGACACCCTGTCAGAATTCCCATTGCAAAATGTtattgttcactttttttttcacacattaAAGTTGCTTCACACTgcctatgtttttttcttctctgacaggAACTTAAAAAAGTTCTTCGTGAATTGCTTGAGATGTAATGGAGAGAAGAGAAGCTTATCATTTGCATAAGTATCTGGTTTCAGGATATTTTGTTAAACTCAGAATGTGAGATCATGTCCTACTATGTTAAACAGTTCACGTTTTTACCATGCTAGTTTGCCACAAACCTATCAAGGGTTTTGAAGTGCAttgtcatttgaaaaaaaaatccagacttGTAAATGGTatggctgaagaaaaaaatcttttctacaaaataataagagaaaaggaaataacaccgtgactggaaaaaatattgtttcattaCCATGAAAGGACTAAAACCTGATTAGTGTAAGTAAAGCCCCAGATATGACCAAGTTTGGTGGATCAGTCTTCATTCCTGAAAGAACCACAGCTCACATCACCAAACCACTGATTTTTAAATCTCTCAGAACTGTGGCCTTTCTGTCAGCCCCTAACTTGGATTTCCAGATGTTGCTCTCTTGTCCTAAACCCATGCCCTCAGCAGATGAGCAGAGGCAAGGGCAGCACTAACTGAGGATCTCTCCTGCCAGTGCCTCCAAAGGGGTTGGatttcttgtgtttttgctgACCAGTTGACTGGCCAGAAGGATTTGAGGCGTAGGTAGATGTGTGAGAGTTCCTTTTCCTTGTGCTGCAATAGTTGGCACTTCCTTCTTGAAGTCTAAGCCTTGTTTCCCCTACTGTGAAGTTAGTTATATGAAGCAGTCCTTCCTGAAATTCAGGACATCAATAGTTATCTAATGGGGGAAATTGGTTCCCAATTTTCAGTGCTAACATCTGAAAGTAAACCAATTAGGTATACCCTGTGATTAGCTGCTACTATGGAGACATGGAGGAATACTGGAGAGGTTTTACTTCTGCTTCCCCTCATTTCTTAAAACattgcaaaaaggaaaaaacagctaAAGACAGCTGTATTCTGACAGTACAAAAGTTTAACAGGAGACAGAAGAATAAATCATTATAAAGCTTTGGTGAAGACATAGGAGGAGTGTTATTCTCAAAAATGAGATGcctaagaaatattttgaatatattgTGTGTGTATTTCACGTGTAGTATATAGCTTAAGATTCTGCTTCCAGTTTTCATACTGCTAATTATTccctgttgtgttttgttttgttttgaaattcttaTGACATTGCAAACAAGATCAAAGCAGGACTCCTGGTAAACCTAAAATTAAACCTTTGCATTCAACATTTAtcaagcactgaaataaatttacATAAGGGAGATAGTGCTCCAACTCGGTGGACATATaaagaatcaaaatatttgaatgacAGGAGACCGGAgtagaaaaagcattttctgtagtTCACAGTGGGGAGTTCTTTTCAAATCCAAGGGATAGCATGGAGcacattttaaagcacttttttgAATTAACAAGAAGCGAGTAATGAAGATCAGCTTTATTCACCAGTCAAAGTGTGGAGGCCATTTCTAAAGAGTGAATTAGCGCTGATAGTTAGAATgggatggaaaataaaacaaattgaaatgaaagaaacttaGTAATATAGCAGACACAAGGATAGTGAGAAGGTGTTTAGAGTGACAGATTCCCAGTAACATTCTGAATACTTACCAGTGAGACAAAGTTTGTCAAGGCTTGAGAAGAGGATGTCTCTGCAATCAAGAGGTGATTTGAGATCATGGGCGAAGGCTCCGAAAAGTTTTTCTCGCACTGAATGACCCTTACATCCAGCCTGATTTACCTCTGCAGATTCTGGATCTTTGAAGTAAAACATGGGTGTCTCTTCCCACTGGCACAGTTGGAAGTTCCATACTGAGTCTGGGAAGAAGCTACAAGCCTGGGACACCTTAGGCAAACAGCTTCTGCATGAAAGTCTCAAAGGgcttgtaatgaaaaaaaaatagggaaatgaGAATgccaagagagaaaagaatattttgggGAGAAATAAGAATGGATGAATGAGTGAAGTGCTTCCTAGACTGTTAAGCTAGGAATAAAACATATTCACAGACAAAACCTTCCAAGAAACcaattacaaataaaaacatatattagTAAAGTCCAGATAGTGTACCACCTGCATCCCCTTCAATaatgctctttaaaatgtaCCTGACAGTGTTGCATAGTGGGAGTCAGTGAACTGAAAGCAGGTCCTGTATCTTCCAAAGTTTCTCAGCAGCAGGATTAGTTGCTCAGCCCGCTCTTCAACACAAAATCTGGTCTCGTGTACAAAATCTTACCCT is part of the Numida meleagris isolate 19003 breed g44 Domestic line chromosome 5, NumMel1.0, whole genome shotgun sequence genome and harbors:
- the CTLA4 gene encoding cytotoxic T-lymphocyte protein 4 isoform X1 → MLSAWVTVSFLCAATATAEVMEVTQPAIVLANRQGVASLVCNYKHIGNAKEIRVTLLKQTGDKFTEICASTYTTEFKMFSVEEVIQCHVSPSRNNVTLTLTGLQANDTGLYVCKMERMYPPPYFMNKGNGTQLYVIDPEPCPDTAIYLWVLGATASGFFLYSIIISAIVVGKVVSPISSPHPANNISLCAKNKEKEMRTGEYLEQMHCIALAPFY
- the CTLA4 gene encoding cytotoxic T-lymphocyte protein 4 isoform X2 — protein: MLSAWVTVSFLCAATATAEVMEVTQPAIVLANRQGVASLVCNYKHIGNAKEIRVTLLKQTGDKFTEICASTYTTEFKMFSVEEVIQCHVSPSRNNVTLTLTGLQANDTGLYVCKMERMYPPPYFMNKGNGTQLYVIDPEPCPDTAIYLWVLGATASGFFLYSIIISAIVVGKVIQRRQRLTTGVYVKMPSEKLEKKVIPFHITVN